The Nitrospirota bacterium genome window below encodes:
- the efp gene encoding elongation factor P: MISTTDFRGGVRLMVDNQPYYIVEFQHVKPGKGGAFVRTKLKSYLSGNVLDRTFRSGERFEEPNLEERTMQFLYATGDAYTFMDTETFEQLTFDKGKLGQNADLLKENMIVKILVYEHRPIDVELPNFIELKVSDTEPGFRGDTATGGTKLATVETGATIKVPLYLESGTVIRIDTRTREYVERVR; encoded by the coding sequence GTGATTTCCACAACCGATTTTCGCGGTGGCGTGCGCCTGATGGTTGATAACCAGCCGTACTATATCGTCGAGTTTCAGCATGTCAAACCAGGCAAGGGTGGGGCATTCGTGCGGACGAAGCTGAAGAGCTACCTTTCAGGCAATGTATTGGATCGGACCTTCCGCTCCGGAGAGCGGTTCGAGGAACCGAATCTCGAAGAGCGGACCATGCAATTCCTGTATGCGACCGGCGACGCCTACACCTTTATGGACACAGAAACCTTCGAACAGCTGACGTTCGACAAGGGCAAGCTCGGACAAAACGCAGACCTCTTGAAAGAAAACATGATCGTGAAGATCCTTGTGTACGAGCATCGCCCAATCGACGTCGAACTACCCAACTTTATCGAACTGAAAGTCAGCGATACTGAACCAGGATTTCGCGGAGACACAGCCACAGGCGGCACGAAGCTCGCAACCGTTGAAACCGGAGCCACGATCAAGGTCCCCCTCTACCTGGAAAGCGGGACTGTCATTCGGATCGATACCCGTACGAGAGAGTATGTGGAGCGTGTTCGGTGA
- the accB gene encoding acetyl-CoA carboxylase biotin carboxyl carrier protein gives MRPLSGEQTRHIQELIDLLKKNNLTELELEREGLRIRVRNEVGVKAVTANVLDQATPGPAAASQPSATINTQAEVTPGMITVPSPIVGTFYRSPSPDADPYVEEGDYVKKGQVLCIVEAMKLMNEIESEVNGRVTKILAESTKPVEYGQALFLIDSTATP, from the coding sequence ATACGCCCCTTGTCAGGGGAACAGACTAGGCATATCCAAGAACTGATCGATCTGCTCAAGAAGAACAATCTGACCGAACTGGAGCTGGAACGCGAAGGCCTCAGGATCCGTGTGCGCAACGAAGTGGGGGTCAAGGCTGTTACAGCCAATGTCCTCGACCAAGCCACGCCAGGCCCGGCAGCGGCATCGCAACCGTCCGCCACAATCAATACACAGGCCGAAGTTACGCCCGGCATGATTACCGTTCCATCACCGATCGTCGGAACGTTCTACCGCTCCCCCTCGCCCGATGCTGATCCCTATGTTGAAGAAGGCGATTACGTGAAGAAGGGGCAGGTCCTCTGCATTGTCGAAGCAATGAAGTTGATGAATGAAATCGAGTCGGAGGTCAATGGGCGGGTCACGAAAATTTTGGCCGAAAGCACCAAGCCGGTGGAATATGGCCAGGCGCTCTTCCTTATTGATTCGACAGCCACGCCTTAG
- the accC gene encoding acetyl-CoA carboxylase biotin carboxylase subunit: MFKKVLVANRGEIAFRIIRACKELGIKTVAIFSEADAASVHVRAADEKVCVGPSDAALSYRNIPNVLSAAEITGADAIHPGYGFLSENAHFAEVCESIGIKFIGPTSEHIALLGDKAKAREIVAHRGLPVTPGSPGELKSEQGALDAAGKIGYPVIIKASAGGGGRGMRVVNKAEDLARAFQAAQAEAKTTFGNDAVYLERYFLEPRHIEVQIAADHRGHVVHFGERDCSIQRRHQKLVEETPSPAVDEKLRREICRVAIEAVKAVHYRNVGTVEFLLDKDRNFFFMEVNTRIQVEHAITEMVTGLDLIKEQIRLADGQSLSVKQQDIKLNGHSLECRINAEDPEKFTPSPGMITRYNAPGGFGVRVDSAMESNMMVAPFYDSLIAKVITHGRDRQESIARMRRALDEFAIEGIKTTIPLHKRILADPDFQKGHVSTTFLERFLAG; the protein is encoded by the coding sequence GTGTTCAAGAAAGTCTTGGTAGCCAATCGCGGGGAGATCGCGTTTCGGATCATTCGAGCCTGTAAGGAACTCGGCATTAAGACCGTGGCGATCTTTTCCGAAGCCGACGCAGCAAGCGTCCATGTCCGGGCCGCTGACGAGAAGGTCTGTGTCGGACCTTCAGATGCCGCCCTCAGCTACCGGAATATTCCTAATGTCCTGAGCGCCGCCGAGATCACTGGAGCGGATGCCATCCATCCCGGCTATGGGTTCCTCTCAGAAAACGCCCACTTCGCCGAAGTCTGCGAGTCCATTGGCATTAAATTCATTGGCCCCACGTCCGAACACATCGCACTCCTGGGCGACAAAGCCAAAGCACGAGAAATTGTTGCCCACCGGGGCCTCCCTGTCACACCTGGCAGCCCCGGTGAGTTGAAAAGTGAACAGGGAGCCCTCGACGCAGCCGGGAAGATCGGTTACCCCGTCATTATCAAAGCCTCAGCCGGTGGGGGAGGCCGCGGCATGCGCGTGGTCAATAAGGCTGAGGATCTTGCGCGTGCGTTTCAAGCCGCACAGGCTGAGGCAAAGACTACATTCGGCAACGACGCTGTCTACCTCGAACGGTATTTTCTCGAGCCCCGCCATATTGAAGTGCAAATTGCCGCCGACCATCGTGGGCATGTGGTGCATTTCGGTGAACGCGACTGTTCAATTCAACGGCGACATCAAAAGTTGGTTGAAGAAACCCCCTCGCCAGCCGTCGACGAAAAACTTCGCCGGGAAATCTGCCGCGTCGCGATCGAAGCCGTCAAGGCCGTGCACTACAGGAATGTCGGCACTGTCGAATTTTTACTCGACAAGGATCGCAACTTCTTTTTCATGGAGGTCAATACCCGCATCCAAGTCGAGCATGCCATCACGGAAATGGTGACCGGTCTTGACCTCATCAAGGAGCAAATCAGGCTTGCTGATGGGCAATCCCTTTCCGTCAAGCAGCAAGACATCAAGCTGAATGGACATAGCCTAGAATGCCGCATCAATGCCGAAGACCCTGAAAAGTTCACTCCTTCCCCAGGGATGATCACCCGATATAACGCGCCGGGCGGATTCGGTGTGCGCGTTGACTCGGCCATGGAATCGAACATGATGGTCGCCCCGTTCTACGATTCGTTGATCGCCAAAGTGATTACCCATGGAAGGGATCGGCAGGAATCCATCGCTCGCATGCGCCGCGCCCTCGACGAATTTGCAATCGAGGGTATCAAGACAACGATCCCACTGCACAAACGCATTCTCGCCGACCCCGATTTCCAAAAAGGGCATGTCTCGACGACGTTCCTTGAGCGGTTCCTAGCCGGTTAG
- a CDS encoding DUF2934 domain-containing protein, with translation MKTKSPGVERVAHEPESMQKYSDEVRERIAKKAYELYERRGRQVERDVEDWLKAEELVRKEMNETCS, from the coding sequence ATGAAGACGAAAAGTCCCGGCGTCGAGCGTGTGGCACATGAACCTGAATCCATGCAGAAGTATTCGGATGAGGTGAGAGAGCGGATTGCGAAAAAAGCCTATGAACTCTATGAGCGGCGTGGGCGACAGGTGGAACGCGACGTGGAAGACTGGCTGAAAGCTGAGGAACTGGTCCGCAAAGAGATGAATGAGACTTGCTCATGA
- the thiE gene encoding thiamine phosphate synthase: MLDPSMCPDRSLTGVLKEAATAGARLFQYRNKSASMKEAYAEALVLRQVALEAGVTFIVNDRCDLALAVDADGVHLGQGDLALNLARKVMGLEKLIGVSTHNPDQVREATAGQPDYLGFGPIFTPGSKQDHDPVVGLEGLRGIRSLTSLPVFGIGGIHIDQAGEVMRAGANGIAVISAILKAPDIGRAVESFLVQMRGPTSSAS, from the coding sequence ATTCTCGATCCATCCATGTGTCCTGATCGTTCCCTCACCGGTGTTCTGAAGGAAGCCGCCACGGCAGGGGCACGACTGTTTCAGTATCGGAATAAATCTGCCTCGATGAAGGAAGCCTATGCCGAGGCCTTGGTTCTACGACAGGTTGCGTTGGAGGCCGGTGTGACGTTCATTGTCAACGATCGTTGTGATTTGGCCTTGGCCGTGGATGCCGATGGCGTCCATCTGGGGCAGGGGGACCTGGCGCTCAATTTGGCGCGGAAAGTAATGGGTCTGGAGAAGCTGATCGGAGTCTCCACACACAACCCCGACCAGGTGCGTGAAGCCACCGCAGGGCAACCGGATTATCTTGGCTTTGGCCCGATCTTCACACCTGGTTCCAAACAGGACCACGACCCGGTGGTCGGGCTCGAGGGATTACGTGGGATACGCAGCCTGACATCACTGCCAGTCTTTGGAATCGGAGGGATCCACATCGATCAAGCAGGGGAAGTGATGCGCGCCGGCGCGAACGGCATTGCGGTCATTTCTGCGATCCTTAAAGCTCCGGATATCGGTCGTGCCGTGGAATCGTTCCTCGTGCAGATGCGAGGGCCAACCTCATCAGCTTCGTGA
- the bioD gene encoding dethiobiotin synthase, protein MTRTKRQSFDSSSRGVFITGTDTGVGKTVVTAALAVALRTSGYNVGVMKPIETGVTSSEDSRSDAARLGTAARSSDTLTEVRPYAFRLPLAPLEAARLEKRRITVSTIMRAIHRLQSRHEILIVEGVGGLYVPVTSSSNIADLIYRMKYDAIVVGRVSLGGINHALLTLDALRRRNIRVLALVLNRSLPPETATARAEECSTVKVLRQQAGVPVVGPLPYRVGLEQNFHYEVRRLSKTAAITKLMRLALASARGTIPRHDRYPEL, encoded by the coding sequence ATGACACGAACCAAACGACAATCTTTCGATTCCAGCTCCCGAGGAGTTTTTATTACCGGAACTGATACGGGTGTTGGAAAGACGGTGGTGACAGCGGCGCTGGCTGTCGCCTTGCGCACAAGTGGGTACAACGTTGGGGTGATGAAGCCCATCGAAACAGGGGTGACCTCATCCGAGGACAGTCGGTCCGATGCCGCACGACTTGGGACAGCAGCAAGAAGCAGCGATACGCTCACTGAGGTCAGGCCCTATGCCTTTCGCCTCCCACTTGCTCCACTCGAAGCAGCCCGCCTTGAGAAAAGAAGGATCACAGTCTCGACCATCATGCGGGCCATCCATAGGCTTCAATCACGACATGAGATATTGATTGTAGAGGGTGTGGGGGGCTTGTATGTGCCGGTCACGTCATCGTCCAACATCGCAGATCTCATCTATCGGATGAAGTATGACGCCATCGTGGTTGGACGGGTTAGCCTTGGTGGGATCAACCATGCGTTATTGACGCTCGACGCCCTGCGCAGGCGTAACATACGGGTCCTAGCACTGGTCCTCAATCGGTCTCTTCCGCCGGAGACTGCCACAGCACGAGCAGAGGAGTGCTCGACTGTGAAAGTGCTTAGGCAACAGGCTGGGGTGCCGGTCGTTGGGCCGCTCCCCTATCGTGTTGGGCTCGAACAGAATTTTCACTACGAAGTCAGAAGATTGTCGAAAACGGCAGCAATCACGAAGCTGATGAGGTTGGCCCTCGCATCTGCACGAGGAACGATTCCACGGCACGACCGATATCCGGAGCTTTAA
- a CDS encoding SDR family oxidoreductase produces MNQTNKMNQINQKQAVLVTGASGGIGRAISLAFAVAGWSIGIHYYRNKSGAEETLTQVVSAGGAGALYQADIREFSDVQQMVEASSRLRPAPSVFVCNAGIGGGSLVLKEREQEWAEIVATNLTGTFHCVRAMAPPLLARGGGAIIVLGSHTGFHGATGQAAYATSKAGLIGLVKTAALEWGSQNIQVNLVLPGWHKTALTEGVFPDGEGWMDHALRRPPAIEEVATTIVHLAGLTGISGQVWNCDSRSL; encoded by the coding sequence ATGAACCAAACAAACAAAATGAACCAAATCAACCAGAAACAGGCCGTCCTTGTGACCGGCGCGTCCGGGGGGATTGGTCGTGCGATCAGTCTGGCCTTTGCTGTGGCCGGCTGGTCTATCGGGATCCATTACTATCGAAACAAGTCAGGGGCTGAGGAGACGCTGACGCAAGTCGTGTCTGCGGGTGGAGCTGGGGCACTCTACCAGGCGGATATTCGCGAGTTCTCTGACGTGCAACAGATGGTGGAAGCTTCCTCCCGGCTCAGACCGGCTCCATCGGTGTTTGTCTGCAATGCGGGGATCGGGGGAGGCAGCCTCGTACTCAAAGAGCGGGAACAGGAATGGGCTGAGATAGTGGCCACGAACCTGACCGGTACATTTCACTGTGTCCGCGCCATGGCACCTCCATTGCTGGCCCGCGGAGGTGGCGCCATTATTGTGCTCGGTTCCCATACGGGATTTCATGGGGCTACCGGCCAAGCTGCCTACGCGACGTCGAAAGCCGGACTGATCGGACTGGTCAAGACAGCGGCGCTCGAGTGGGGATCGCAGAATATCCAAGTAAATCTCGTGCTGCCGGGATGGCACAAAACAGCCTTGACCGAGGGGGTGTTCCCTGATGGCGAGGGCTGGATGGATCACGCACTACGCCGTCCTCCGGCGATCGAAGAAGTGGCAACCACCATCGTCCATCTGGCGGGACTCACGGGGATCTCAGGACAGGTTTGGAACTGTGACAGCCGAAGCCTTTAA
- a CDS encoding bifunctional proline dehydrogenase/L-glutamate gamma-semialdehyde dehydrogenase produces MPLLPSPLEPAIYRFGERLARLSAGRTPTLFEGRWWSNQALNLAMQDSRFKAQLFRFIDVLPSIIDDEQVVTLAREYLGDGDTALFGSHWGLKAMSATSLGAKLSGKAIRGQVEHMGRTFIAGATLKEAAPRLRDLWQHGRAWSVDLLGETTMSDCEADRYRDRCLEALNLLAQETAVWPAISLLEQDHLGPIPKVQLSIKISALSPHLDPIDPEGSYLSVTARLRPILDLAMRLPASLIFDMEQAETKTLLVEIFTRLFTEPSYRTFPYAGLALQAYHRETAEDIDRLLAWVRQRGVPITIRLVKGAYWDSDTIRYRQRGWVVPLFEQKGETDANYESLTQLLLSQTSLIRPAFGTHNLRTLAYIEATAESFGLSRETWEYQMIFGMAEPFQQAVTQLGRRLRLYTPVGDLLPGMAYLVRRLLENTSNESFLRKEYVESQPLSTLLAPPVLEGLSQKQRSHEAEVQHFHNEPQHDFSRAESRTAMQNALAHVRSQLGRQWTPSSGGVALSGPPIESRNPGRPNELVGQVPSARVEDVEEAVRRAVQAGKSWRDTPTEQRVEILRTAAALMRARRDELAAWEILECGKPWREADADLAEAIDFLEFYAANWQRLAVPKRLGQEPGELNQRLYSPRGVTAVVAPWNFPLAIPTGMVSAALVTGNAVVFKPSERSSMMGYWLTEILRRAGVPEEVVCCLPGGPDIGRALVCHPDIATVAFTGSKDVGLSILKEAATLMPGQQMVKRVLAEMGGKNAIIVDETADLDDAIAGVLSSFTGYGGQKCSACSRAIVHATIYDNFLNRLKEAVLSLKVGSPDAPGTQVGPVIDGRAQSKIQEYVEIGKKEARVLVEGSVTGPGWYIAPTVFVDVLPTHRIAQEEIFGPILAVMQAASYQDALTLANSTAYALTGGVYSRSPANLELAQETFDVGNLYLNRPITGALVGRQPFGGHRLSGVGAKAGGEEYLTQFVVARVVSEQTLRRGFTPPE; encoded by the coding sequence ATGCCATTACTACCTTCCCCTCTCGAACCTGCGATTTACCGCTTTGGTGAACGGCTTGCTCGCCTTTCTGCTGGTCGAACTCCGACTCTCTTCGAGGGACGCTGGTGGTCGAACCAGGCTCTCAACCTGGCGATGCAGGACAGCCGCTTCAAGGCACAGCTGTTTCGCTTCATCGATGTCCTCCCCTCAATTATAGACGACGAACAGGTGGTCACCTTGGCTCGCGAGTATTTGGGCGATGGAGACACAGCGCTCTTCGGCAGCCACTGGGGGCTCAAAGCCATGTCCGCCACCAGCCTGGGGGCCAAACTCAGCGGCAAAGCGATCAGAGGACAGGTTGAGCATATGGGGCGCACCTTCATTGCCGGAGCCACCCTCAAGGAGGCAGCGCCCAGATTGAGAGATCTTTGGCAGCATGGGCGGGCCTGGTCGGTCGACTTATTGGGCGAGACAACCATGAGCGATTGTGAGGCTGATCGGTACCGCGATCGTTGTCTGGAAGCCCTCAACCTGCTCGCGCAAGAAACGGCTGTCTGGCCGGCGATCTCCTTACTGGAGCAGGACCATCTCGGGCCAATACCGAAGGTCCAGCTCTCCATCAAGATTTCCGCCCTCTCGCCGCACCTTGACCCAATCGATCCAGAAGGGAGTTATCTCTCGGTGACGGCACGGCTTCGGCCCATTCTTGATCTCGCGATGCGCCTCCCCGCTTCGTTGATTTTTGATATGGAACAGGCCGAAACAAAAACCTTGTTGGTGGAGATCTTCACCAGGCTTTTCACGGAACCTTCTTATAGGACCTTTCCATACGCGGGTCTCGCATTACAGGCATACCATCGGGAGACAGCCGAGGATATTGACAGGCTCTTGGCCTGGGTCCGTCAGCGTGGAGTTCCCATCACGATTCGATTGGTGAAAGGGGCCTACTGGGATTCGGATACGATTCGCTACAGGCAACGAGGCTGGGTTGTTCCTCTCTTTGAACAGAAGGGTGAAACGGATGCGAACTATGAATCGCTCACGCAGCTTCTGTTGTCTCAGACGTCACTGATTCGCCCTGCCTTCGGGACACATAATCTCCGGACGTTGGCTTACATCGAAGCGACTGCTGAGTCGTTCGGGCTTTCTCGAGAGACATGGGAATACCAGATGATCTTTGGAATGGCCGAACCATTTCAGCAGGCCGTCACACAGCTTGGGCGGCGGTTGCGACTCTATACCCCGGTGGGCGATCTGCTTCCAGGTATGGCGTATCTCGTGCGGCGATTGCTGGAAAATACCTCAAACGAGTCATTCTTGAGGAAAGAGTATGTGGAATCGCAGCCCCTGAGCACATTGCTGGCTCCGCCTGTGTTGGAGGGGTTGAGTCAGAAACAGCGATCCCACGAAGCCGAAGTACAGCACTTTCACAATGAACCGCAGCATGATTTTTCTCGGGCCGAGAGCCGAACAGCGATGCAGAATGCGCTGGCGCATGTGCGGTCCCAATTGGGCCGGCAGTGGACGCCGTCGTCCGGAGGGGTAGCTCTGAGCGGGCCTCCCATCGAGTCTCGCAACCCGGGACGCCCGAATGAACTTGTGGGCCAGGTGCCTAGCGCACGTGTTGAGGATGTTGAAGAGGCGGTGCGCCGGGCAGTTCAGGCTGGGAAATCCTGGCGTGATACGCCAACGGAACAGCGCGTAGAAATCCTGCGTACTGCTGCAGCGCTCATGAGAGCCAGGCGCGATGAGTTGGCCGCATGGGAGATATTGGAATGTGGAAAGCCCTGGCGAGAAGCAGATGCGGACCTCGCAGAGGCGATAGACTTTCTGGAGTTTTATGCGGCGAACTGGCAGAGACTCGCTGTCCCGAAACGACTGGGACAGGAACCTGGCGAACTGAACCAGCGGCTGTATAGTCCGCGAGGAGTGACGGCTGTCGTCGCCCCATGGAATTTTCCATTGGCCATCCCAACCGGGATGGTATCGGCTGCACTCGTGACCGGGAACGCCGTCGTGTTTAAACCCTCAGAGCGTTCGTCCATGATGGGGTACTGGCTTACGGAAATCTTACGGAGAGCCGGTGTCCCCGAAGAGGTAGTGTGTTGTCTGCCGGGCGGGCCTGACATCGGGCGTGCGTTAGTATGCCATCCCGATATCGCGACGGTGGCCTTTACCGGCTCGAAAGACGTGGGCCTGAGCATCCTGAAGGAGGCTGCTACTCTGATGCCAGGGCAACAGATGGTCAAGCGTGTCTTGGCAGAGATGGGAGGAAAAAATGCAATTATCGTGGACGAGACAGCGGACCTCGATGATGCGATCGCCGGCGTCCTCTCATCGTTTACCGGCTATGGAGGGCAGAAATGCTCTGCCTGCTCGCGTGCGATTGTCCACGCTACGATCTACGACAATTTCCTCAATCGGCTTAAAGAAGCGGTGTTGAGCCTGAAGGTTGGAAGTCCTGATGCGCCCGGCACACAGGTCGGGCCGGTGATTGACGGCCGGGCGCAGTCCAAGATTCAAGAATATGTCGAAATAGGAAAAAAGGAAGCACGTGTATTGGTGGAAGGGTCAGTGACAGGCCCCGGCTGGTACATAGCTCCAACGGTTTTTGTTGATGTGCTGCCGACACATAGGATTGCTCAAGAGGAAATCTTCGGGCCGATCCTTGCGGTCATGCAAGCCGCGTCCTACCAAGATGCGCTGACACTGGCTAACTCGACGGCCTACGCACTGACCGGGGGTGTCTACTCACGAAGCCCCGCGAATCTTGAACTGGCTCAGGAAACATTTGATGTCGGGAATCTCTATCTCAATCGTCCGATCACCGGAGCATTAGTCGGTCGGCAACCGTTCGGGGGCCATCGGCTTTCCGGAGTCGGAGCGAAAGCCGGAGGTGAGGAGTACCTGACGCAATTCGTCGTGGCTCGGGTTGTCAGTGAACAAACCCTCCGTCGGGGATTCACCCCTCCCGAGTGA
- a CDS encoding fatty acid desaturase, producing MPATTNEATSEITRTEDVFEPLNFVLFLAIVVATLVGIPLYGYYVGFSLFDWVLSAVMYIVTGMGITVGYHRLVSHQSFECPDWVKATILVAGGWAMQNSALKWGADHIRHHAKTDEDEDPYNATRGFWHSHCGWLFYDTPYRAQKYEIRLRRDPVVIWQDRYYWPIVVTGLLLPFLLGVWHGGWQGGIGAFLLGGLFRMFMVLNSTFTINSLCHMVGSQPHSTKDSSRDSWLVSFVSFGEGYHNFHHTYARDFRNGPKWYNFDPSKWIIYTLSLLGLASNLRRNDPSVG from the coding sequence ATGCCCGCAACGACGAACGAAGCCACGAGTGAAATTACACGGACCGAAGACGTATTTGAGCCGTTAAACTTTGTGCTCTTCTTAGCCATCGTTGTCGCCACGCTCGTCGGCATTCCGCTCTATGGGTATTACGTCGGGTTCAGCCTCTTTGACTGGGTCTTATCCGCAGTCATGTATATCGTCACAGGCATGGGCATCACCGTCGGCTATCACCGGCTGGTCTCACACCAGAGTTTCGAATGCCCGGATTGGGTTAAGGCTACGATCCTTGTGGCCGGTGGGTGGGCCATGCAGAACTCTGCGCTGAAGTGGGGCGCCGACCATATCCGCCATCACGCCAAGACCGATGAGGATGAGGATCCCTACAACGCTACAAGAGGATTCTGGCATAGCCACTGTGGCTGGCTCTTTTACGACACCCCCTATCGCGCACAGAAGTACGAGATTCGTCTGCGCCGTGACCCGGTCGTGATCTGGCAAGATCGCTACTACTGGCCGATCGTAGTGACGGGTTTGCTGCTTCCCTTTCTCCTTGGTGTCTGGCATGGAGGGTGGCAAGGTGGCATCGGCGCTTTCCTATTGGGCGGGCTCTTCCGAATGTTCATGGTGTTGAACTCCACCTTCACGATCAATTCACTCTGTCACATGGTCGGTTCACAGCCCCACAGCACGAAGGACAGCAGCCGCGACAGCTGGCTGGTCTCCTTCGTCAGTTTCGGCGAGGGATATCATAACTTTCATCACACCTATGCGCGCGATTTCCGTAATGGACCGAAATGGTACAATTTCGACCCCTCGAAATGGATTATTTACACCCTCTCCCTGCTCGGACTCGCGAGCAATCTGCGCCGCAACGATCCCAGCGTCGGATAA
- a CDS encoding Mrp/NBP35 family ATP-binding protein, with translation MADTHPAGPQTSQGKESIIPDVKYVIAVSSGKGGVGKSTVAVNLAVAMALTGAKVGLLDADIYGPNIPMMMGVTKPPEQRDGKIAPAESHGIKLISMGFFVPEETAVVWRGPMVHTAIQQLFRDVLWGELDYLIIDLPPGTGDAQLTLTQLVPLTGAVTVTTPQEVALHDVRKGMMMFQKVNVPLLGIVENMSYFLCGHCGERTEIFSHGGGERAAAKLGVPFLGRIPIDPAIRDGGDSGMPIVVADPASPQSAAFRDIAHKIIAEISGSGKGSPSIESLLSKIKKPFAS, from the coding sequence ATGGCTGATACACATCCCGCTGGGCCCCAGACGAGTCAAGGGAAAGAGAGCATCATTCCCGATGTTAAATACGTCATCGCTGTCAGCAGCGGTAAGGGAGGGGTCGGCAAATCCACCGTCGCTGTCAATCTCGCAGTCGCCATGGCACTCACCGGCGCCAAGGTTGGACTGCTCGACGCAGATATCTATGGTCCGAACATTCCGATGATGATGGGCGTGACCAAGCCCCCGGAGCAGAGAGACGGCAAGATCGCCCCGGCAGAAAGTCATGGAATCAAACTCATTTCCATGGGCTTCTTTGTACCGGAGGAAACGGCCGTCGTGTGGCGAGGCCCGATGGTTCACACCGCCATTCAGCAACTGTTCCGCGACGTGCTCTGGGGCGAACTCGATTACTTGATCATCGACCTGCCCCCAGGCACCGGAGACGCACAGCTCACCTTGACCCAGTTGGTTCCCTTGACCGGAGCCGTCACCGTCACGACGCCGCAGGAAGTCGCCCTCCACGATGTGCGCAAGGGCATGATGATGTTTCAGAAAGTCAATGTGCCACTTCTCGGTATTGTCGAAAACATGAGCTACTTCCTCTGCGGCCACTGCGGTGAACGTACCGAGATCTTCTCCCATGGGGGCGGGGAACGGGCTGCAGCCAAGCTGGGCGTTCCCTTTCTTGGTCGTATCCCGATTGATCCGGCCATTCGCGACGGCGGCGACTCTGGCATGCCGATCGTCGTAGCCGATCCGGCTTCTCCACAATCGGCAGCATTCAGGGACATTGCTCACAAGATTATCGCGGAAATCAGCGGCTCCGGGAAGGGCAGCCCGTCGATTGAAAGTCTGCTGAGTAAAATCAAGAAGCCGTTTGCATCCTAG
- the pdhA gene encoding pyruvate dehydrogenase (acetyl-transferring) E1 component subunit alpha, with protein MTSMDRADLFSLFRQMLLIRRFEEKSAEMYALAKIAGFLHLYIGEEAIAVGAIAALRPDDYAISAYRDHGHCLARGSDPGLVMAELFGKATGLCQGKGGSMHLVDAPRRFMGGYAIVGGHLPLATGFAFATKYRTLDLVTACFFGEGAVPSGQAHEAFNLAALWKLPVIFICENNRYGMGTPVKRAIALYEDVAETARSYGIRAERVDGMDVLAVRNLMNTVVEQVRGGQGPFFIEAMTYRFMGHSMSDPAHGHYRTKEEVDDQRRRDPLTILKQTILNNKLGIENDFTQLEQEIGEVVMAAVKFADESPFPAPSELYNHVLAE; from the coding sequence ATGACTAGCATGGACAGAGCTGATCTCTTCTCACTTTTTCGCCAAATGCTGCTGATCCGCCGGTTCGAAGAAAAATCGGCAGAGATGTATGCCCTCGCGAAAATTGCCGGGTTTCTTCATCTCTATATCGGTGAAGAGGCCATTGCGGTCGGGGCCATCGCCGCGCTTCGACCGGATGACTATGCAATCAGCGCCTACCGCGACCACGGCCACTGCCTCGCCCGCGGTTCCGACCCAGGCCTAGTCATGGCTGAGCTGTTCGGCAAAGCGACGGGCCTCTGCCAGGGCAAAGGCGGCTCTATGCACCTGGTAGATGCCCCGCGTCGGTTCATGGGTGGCTATGCCATTGTTGGAGGCCATCTTCCACTTGCCACAGGCTTCGCTTTCGCAACCAAGTATCGAACACTCGACCTGGTGACCGCCTGTTTCTTCGGTGAAGGGGCAGTCCCAAGCGGCCAAGCACACGAAGCGTTCAATCTGGCCGCCCTGTGGAAACTCCCTGTGATCTTCATCTGCGAGAATAATCGGTACGGCATGGGAACCCCGGTTAAACGGGCGATCGCACTGTACGAGGATGTTGCGGAGACCGCCCGCTCCTACGGTATTAGGGCTGAGCGCGTGGATGGCATGGATGTGCTCGCGGTGCGCAATTTAATGAATACAGTTGTCGAGCAGGTACGAGGGGGGCAGGGTCCGTTTTTCATCGAAGCGATGACCTACAGATTCATGGGCCACTCGATGTCCGACCCGGCACATGGCCATTACAGAACCAAAGAGGAAGTCGATGACCAACGTAGGCGGGATCCGCTTACCATCTTGAAACAGACCATCCTCAACAACAAGCTGGGAATTGAAAACGACTTCACACAGCTTGAGCAGGAAATCGGCGAGGTCGTAATGGCTGCGGTCAAATTTGCAGATGAGAGTCCTTTCCCCGCGCCATCGGAGCTTTACAATCATGTTCTGGCTGAGTAA